The Mycobacteriales bacterium genome contains the following window.
GTCGTCCGGCCGCAGCCGGGCCAGCTCGTCGGTCAGCCATCGCTCCGAGGCCCGGTCGACCTCGGTGACCAGGTCGGTCGGCGTGCTCTTGGCGTCCACGTCCAGGACCCGGCCGTCGGCCCGCAGCCGTACGGTCAGCTCGCCGGCCCCGCGGGCGAGCCGCTCGGCGAGGGCGAGCAACTCGGTGTGGTCGGCGCCGTCCCTGGTGGGCATGGTCTAGACAGTAGGTTGATCGCGGCGAGGGGAGAGACCAGGTGCCCACGAGGAGCAGACGGAAGGCGAACACCGCCTTCGGCGTCGACATCGGCGGCAGCGGGATCAAGGGTGCGATCGTCGACCTCGACAAGGGCGACCTGGCTACCGAGCGGGTGAAGTACCTGACGCCGCACCCGTCCACGCCCGAGGCCGTGGCCGAGGTCGTCGCCCGGCTGGTGCAGGAGGCCGGCTGGTCCGGAGAGCTCGGCGCGACCTTCCCCGCGGTGATCAAGAACGGGGTGGCCAAGAGCGCCGCCAACGTCGACAAGAGCTGGATCGGCACCGACGTCGACAAGGTCTTCACCGACATCACCAACTGCGACGTCACCGTGCTCAACGACGCCGACGCGGCCGGCATCGCCGAGGCCCGTTTCGGCGCGGCCAAGGGCGTCGGCGGCGTGGTCATCCTGCTCACCTTCGGCACCGGCATCGGCAGCGCGCTGCTGCTGGACGGCCAGCTGGTGCCCAACTCCGAGCTCGGCCACCTCGAGATCGACGGCGGCGACGCGGAGAAGAAGGCGTCCTCGGCGGCCAAGGACAACGAGGGGCTGTCGTACAAGCAGTGGGCCAAGCGGGTCCAGAAGTACCTGTCGCACGTGGAGAAGCTGTTCACCCCGGACCTGTTCGTGGTCGGCGGCGGGGTCAGCAAGAACTCCGAGAAGTGGGTGCCGCTGCTGAGCATCAACACCCCGATCAAGCCGGCCCAGCTGCTCAACAACGCCGGCATCGTGGGGGCCGCGATGGCCGCCCACGAGAAGTTCACGGAGTAGGCAGGCCCAGCTCGGTCCGGATCGTGGCGCCGTGCTCGTCCAGCTCGGGCGAGCGGCGGCGCTGCGCCGGATCCCCGTACGGGGCGATCTTCATCGGGTTGCCCACCATCGGCAGGCCGCCGGCGGTGATCACCATCTGCCGGACCGCGGTCTGCTCGGAGTCCAGCGCGGTGCCGACCGTGGACAGCCCGCTGCAGGGCACGCCGGCGCCCGCGACCTTCTCCAGCCACTCGGCCGCGGGTGCCGTCCGCAGCGCGACCTCCATCTCGGCCGCGAGGTCCTCCCGGTTGGTCACCCGCCCGTCGTTGGTCACGAACCGCGGGTCCGTGACCAGCTCCGGCCGCCCCAGCACCGTGCACAGCACCCCGAACAGCCCGTCGCCGCCGGCGCAGATCACGATCGGGTCGTCCGCGCAGTGGAACACGCCGAACGGCGAGATCGAGTGGTGCATGTTCCCCAGCCGCGGCGGTTCGGTGTGCCGGTTCAGGTAGTGCAGCGCGGCCCCCTCCAGCAGCGAGAGCGCGGAGTCGAACATCGCGACGTCGACCTGCGCGCCGTGCCCGGACGTGGTCCGGCCCTGCAGCGCGGCCATTACCGCGCCGAAGACGTACAGGCCGGCGGTGAGGTCCGCGATCGAGGTGCCCATCTTGTACGGCTCCCCGTCCGGCTCTCCCGTCACGGCGAACAGACCGGCGGCCGCCTGCACCACCGTGTCGTACGCAGGACGCTCCCGCCACGGGCCCGTCTGCCCGAAGCCGGAGACCGAGGCGTACACCAGCCGCGGGTTGCGGGCCGCGAGCTCCTCGTAGCCCAGCCCGAGCCGGCCCATCACGCCCGGCCGGTAGTTCTCGATCAGCACGTCGGCCTTGTCCGCCAGCCCCAGCAGCACCGCCTTGCCGGTCGGGTCCTTCAGGTCCAGCGCGATCGACTCCTTGCCCCGGTTCACCCGGGCGAAGTACGTCGAGCGCCCGTCCACGAACGGCCCGTACGACCGGGCGTCGTCGCCGGTGCCCGGCCGCTCGACCTTGACCACGCGGGCGCCGAGGTCGGCCATCATCATCGTGGCGAACGGACCGGCCAGCACCCGGGTGAGATCGACGACGAGAAGGCCGGCAAGAGGACCCTGAGGTGTGTCTGACACGGGCTGCTCCGTTCGGTTCGCCGGATTTCTCGGCGCTCGGCGGCATGTTCCCAGCCCACTTGGGCGGTCCGCGCCACGTCGGGGGCCGGAGCGAAGTTACACTGGCACGGGCACGGGCTACGGCCGGCCGGCGCCAGGTGGAGTCAGCGGTCCCAAGCGGGACGAGAGACGACCACCCGGACCGGAAGACCGCCCGCTCCCCAATCCAACCCCCTGCCCGTCCTGGGCAGTTTCCGTCGTGCGGCCTCCCCGCCAGGAGGCACCCGTTCGTGAAAGGGCGTTCGTGGCATCCGATCCCCGCACCGACAGCAGCACCGCCGGAGGGTCCGATCCGACCCGCGACCTAGCGGAGCACCTCGTCTCCCGAGGCCGGCACCAGGGATTCCTGCGCGCGAACGACATCAGCCGCGCTTTCGAGGAGGCCGGTCTGCCGGCCTCACACGGCAAGCGCGTGCTTCGCACGCTCAGTGACTCGGGAGTGACCGTCATGCTCGATGCGCCCGCCGCCCCCTCGGGGCGCGGTAAGCCGGCCCGGACCGCGGCCGCCGCAGCCCCGTCCCGCAGCACCGTCACCAAGAGCACCGGCGCGCGGCCCGCGCCGCGTCCGGGCGCCGAGCCCGCGCGGCCCAGGGTGGTCGCGCAGGACGGCGCCGCGCTGGCCGCGGTGCCCGAGGCCGGCGCCGCGGCCGCCGCGCCGGCCGCCGCTCCCGCCAAGACGACGCGCAAGCGCAAGGCCGCCGCGGCCCCCGACGGCGCCACGCCGGGCAAGACCCCGCCGGCCGAGGGCGAGGCCCCCGGCCTGGCCATCAACGAGACGACCGAGATCACCACGGCCAGCAGCACCACCACGGAGGAGGAGTCCTCCGAGGAGTTCACCTGGGACGAGGAGGACGAGGAGAGCGAGGCGCTGCGGCAGGCCCGCAAGGACGCCGAGCTCACCGCCTCCGCCGACTCGGTCCGGGCGTACCTGAAGCAGATCGGCAAGGTCGCCCTGCTCAACGCCGAGGAGGAGGTCGACCTCGCCAAGCGGATCGAGGCCGGGCTCTACGCGGCCGAGCGGGTCCGCCGCATGGAGGACGCGCGCCAGGCCGGTAAGAAGACCGACCAGGTGTCGCCGACGATGCGCCGCGACCTGCTCTGGATCGTCCGGGACGGCGAGCGGGCCAAGAACCACCTGCTCGAGGCCAACCTGCGGCTGGTCGTCTCGCTGGCCAAGCGCTACACCGGCCGCGGCATGGCGTTCCTGGATCTGATCCAGGAGGGCAACCTGGGCCTGATCCGGGCGGTCGAGAAGTTCGACTACACCAAGGGCTACAAGTTCTCGACGTACGCGACCTGGTGGATCCGGCAGGCGATCACCCGGGCGATGGCCGACCAGGCCCGCACCATCCGCATCCCGGTGCACATGGTCGAGGTCATCAACAAGCTCGGCCGCATCCAGCGCGAGCTGCTCCAGGACCTGGGCCGTGAGCCCACCCCGGAGGAGCTGGCCAAGGAGATGGACATCACCCCGGAGAAGGTGC
Protein-coding sequences here:
- a CDS encoding ROK family protein, whose amino-acid sequence is MPTRSRRKANTAFGVDIGGSGIKGAIVDLDKGDLATERVKYLTPHPSTPEAVAEVVARLVQEAGWSGELGATFPAVIKNGVAKSAANVDKSWIGTDVDKVFTDITNCDVTVLNDADAAGIAEARFGAAKGVGGVVILLTFGTGIGSALLLDGQLVPNSELGHLEIDGGDAEKKASSAAKDNEGLSYKQWAKRVQKYLSHVEKLFTPDLFVVGGGVSKNSEKWVPLLSINTPIKPAQLLNNAGIVGAAMAAHEKFTE
- a CDS encoding CoA transferase; this translates as MSDTPQGPLAGLLVVDLTRVLAGPFATMMMADLGARVVKVERPGTGDDARSYGPFVDGRSTYFARVNRGKESIALDLKDPTGKAVLLGLADKADVLIENYRPGVMGRLGLGYEELAARNPRLVYASVSGFGQTGPWRERPAYDTVVQAAAGLFAVTGEPDGEPYKMGTSIADLTAGLYVFGAVMAALQGRTTSGHGAQVDVAMFDSALSLLEGAALHYLNRHTEPPRLGNMHHSISPFGVFHCADDPIVICAGGDGLFGVLCTVLGRPELVTDPRFVTNDGRVTNREDLAAEMEVALRTAPAAEWLEKVAGAGVPCSGLSTVGTALDSEQTAVRQMVITAGGLPMVGNPMKIAPYGDPAQRRRSPELDEHGATIRTELGLPTP
- a CDS encoding RNA polymerase sigma factor — protein: MLDAPAAPSGRGKPARTAAAAAPSRSTVTKSTGARPAPRPGAEPARPRVVAQDGAALAAVPEAGAAAAAPAAAPAKTTRKRKAAAAPDGATPGKTPPAEGEAPGLAINETTEITTASSTTTEEESSEEFTWDEEDEESEALRQARKDAELTASADSVRAYLKQIGKVALLNAEEEVDLAKRIEAGLYAAERVRRMEDARQAGKKTDQVSPTMRRDLLWIVRDGERAKNHLLEANLRLVVSLAKRYTGRGMAFLDLIQEGNLGLIRAVEKFDYTKGYKFSTYATWWIRQAITRAMADQARTIRIPVHMVEVINKLGRIQRELLQDLGREPTPEELAKEMDITPEKVLEIQQYAREPISLDQTIGDEGDSQLGDFIEDSEAVVAVDAVSFTLLQDQLQSVLQTLSEREAGVVRLRFGLTDGQPRTLDEIGQVYGVTRERIRQIESKTMSKLRHPSRSQVLRDYLD